Proteins found in one Acipenser ruthenus chromosome 18, fAciRut3.2 maternal haplotype, whole genome shotgun sequence genomic segment:
- the LOC117421202 gene encoding methylmalonate-semialdehyde dehydrogenase [acylating], mitochondrial: MATSIMRCVWKNMVPVQVGRMCYSSSVPTTKLFIDGKFVESKSSEWIDIHNPATNEVIGRVPKATQEEMLAAVQSCKTAFQSWSGTSILSRQQVFLRYQQLIKDNLKEIAKIITREQGKTLADAEGDVFRGLQVVEHTCSITSLMLGETLPSITKDMDSYTYRLPLGVCAGIAPFNFPAMIPLWMYPMGLVCGNTYLMKPSERVPGATMLLAKLLQDSGAPDGTLNIIHGQHDAVNFICDHPAIKAISFVGSNQAGEYIYERGSKNGKRVQSNMGAKNHGVVMPDANKENTLNQLVGAAFGAAGQRCMALSTAILVGEAKKWLPELVDKSKKLKVNAGDQPGADVGPLISPQARNRVTELIQSGVDEGASLLLDGRSVQVKGYESGNFVGPTILANVKPHMKCYTEEIFGPVLVVLEADSLDEAIDIVNNNRYGNGTAIFTTNGATARKYTHGVDVGQIGVNVPIPVPLPMFSFTGSRDSFRGDTNFYGKQGIQFYTQIKTVTSQWKEEDSTLGSPAVVMPTMGR, from the exons ATGGCAACCTCAATCATGAGGTGTGTTTGGAAGAATATG GTACCTGTACAAGTGGGACGGATGTGCTACTCCTCCTCAGTG cCTACAACCAAGCTGTTTATTGATGGAAAGTTTGTTGAATCCAAGAGCTCAGAGTGGATTGACATCCACAACCCG GCCACCAATGAAGTTATCGGGCGTGTTCCAAAGGCCACCCAGGAGGAGATGCTGGCCGCCGTGCAGTCCTGTAAAACAGCCTTCCAGAGCTGGTCTGGGACCTCCATCCTGAGCCGGCAGCAGGTCTTCCTCCGATACCAGCAGCTGATCAAGGACAACCTG AAAGAAATAGCCAAGATAATCACCCGGGAGCAGGGGAAGACCCTGGCAGATGCAGAAGGAGACGTGTTCCGAGGACTGC AGGTGGTCGAGCACACCTGCAGCATTACGTCTCTAATGCTGGGGGAGACTCTGCCCTCCATCACCAAGGACATGGACTCCTACACCTACCGGCTCCCCCTGGGGGTGTGTGCCGGCATCGCACCCTTCAACTTCCCAGCCATGATCCCGCTCTGGATGTACCCGATGGGCTTGGTGTGTGGAAACACCTACCTGATGAAGCCCTCGGAGCGAGTGCCTGGGGCCACCATGCTGCTCGCCAAGCTGCTGCAGGACTCGGGCGCCCCCGATGGCACTCTGAACATTATTCACGGGCAACATGATG CTGTGAATTTTATCTGTGATCATCCTGCTATCAAGGCCATCAGCTTTGTGGGATCAAACCAGGCTGGGGAGTACATCTACGAGAGAGGGTCCAAGAATGGCAAGAGGGTGCAGTCCAACATG ggAGCCAAGAACCACGGAGTAGTGATGCCCGATGCTAACAAGGAGAACACGCTGAACCAGCTTGTGGGGGCAGCATTCGGAGCTGCAGGCCAGCGCTGCATGGCCCTCTCCACAGCAATCCTAGTGGGGGAGGCAAAGAAGTGGCTGCCAGAGCTGGTGGACAAGTCCAAAAAACTCAAAGTCAATGCAG GTGACCAGCCAGGGGCAGATGTCGGTCCCCTGATCTCCCCGCAGGCCAGAAACCGTGTGACCGAGCTCATCCAGAGCGGAGTGGACGAGGGCGCATCCCTGCTCCTGGACGGCAGGAGCGTGCAGGTGAAGGGCTATGAAAGTGGCAACTTTGTGGGACCCACCATTCTGGCTAACGTCAAG CCTCACATGAAGTGCTACACTGAGGAGATCTTTGGGCCGGTGCTGGTAGTTCTAGAGGCAGACAGTCTTGACGAAGCCATCGACATAGTGAACAATAACCGCTATGGCAATGGAACAGCCATCTTCACCACCAATGGAGCTACAGCACGCAAGTACACACATGGAGTCGACGTTGGGCAG atTGGTGTCAATGTACCTATTCCCGTCCCTCTGCCCATGTTCTCTTTCACTGGCTCTCGAGACTCGTTCAGAGGAGATACCAACTTCTATGGGAAACAG GGAATTCAGTTTTACACCCAGATCAAGACTGTCACATCCCAGTGGAAGGAGGAAGATTCCACTTTGGGAAGCCCTGCTGTTGTTATGCCCACCATGGGACGCTAA